The region GGGTAAAGGACAAACTTAATGGGCGTCTCCACCTGGAGGTCCTTCTCCAGGGCAAACAGATGCTCCTTCCAGGGACACCCACCCTGGGAGAACAACACCACCTCTCCGCTGGGATCTACCTGGAaacaagagacacagaaaatTGTGTGTTACTAATGTGCAAGATtaagaaaagacacagaggggagCTTTAGTAGAAAGGCAACAATTGcacttttctttgtaatttagGATTTCTTAGAAAATagggacaaagagaaaagatgaatcAAACAATTGCTTGGTCTTTACTTCTTTATAATCAAGTTTCTCAACATCATTATACATAATAGTTTAGTATGTAATCTAACTGGAGCTAAAATATGGAGCCTGAACAGTCTTCAAAAATACAATTTGCCATTGAAATTTtctgaaaaaggaaacactgaaaaacttGTGTTGGCACCAAAAAAAGATCCCActagaaaaaaatcaatatggAAATCAGGCATACTCCCAAGATTgtaattaaaaagaacaaaaattatattaaattaaactTAACTTAATGTTTGTGAATGcatggtaaaaaaagaaaaagacaatggAAAGTTTTTCGATATCTTCTTCAGTCAATACAAGTTTTTCAATGCCAAATTGTATTTTCAATGCCTAAAAATAAAGACTCTGTTCGAACTGCATACCAAACTACAATTTCACAATTTATCTACCAATTCATCAAgagcaacacagaaacacagggtCAGGGTTTGCAGGAATCCCCCATCTACTACAGATAATGGATTCAACAATTATTTGGTGATTAGTATGTTCGGTATTATTTGCTGTATTACCAATACAttaatactgtacattacaacacacaaaaaaaatctatatgaAAAAACCAAGTGCCAGGTTAATAGTGTTTACAAACTTGTACCTGATGCCTCTCCTTAACAGCTTCCTCCACCACCGCACGAGCCGGCAGCCAGGAGGACTTGTAGAACTCCAGACGGTCCAGGAACTCCTCCCCAACCAACTTCATAGCCTTTCTGAAACCCTCCTggtaaaaacatgacaaaaacatgtgCACATATGGTATTTTCAAATGCGGTGTAAGAATGTGAGAGTAAGACTGTATCATATTATGAAGGCAGAATAATCTAGTGTTTGGACAATTGATTAGACTTTAGATTTCAttttgatgaagaaaaaaaaaaaagaactcaaaATCTGTTTCTAGTTCATGATCACTCACATCTTCCATCACTCCTACACCACCTCTGAAATCCATTACAGTTTGATGTCAAATACATTAGGTGAGACTGTGTGCCGGATAAAACGGGGGTGATACAGTCTTGAACAACCATCTCTACACTAATGCTTGCAGCCCTGCTTCATCAGCTTCCTGTCATGTCCTGCACAAACCCCAGCCTGACCTCACTCTCTCGTGAGCAGAAACTCAAAGAgagcatgagaaaaaaaaatacacgcACAAAGACGAAGCTATCACAAACACTCTCATACTCAGACACGCACAGTTTGTCAAGCACAAGTCTGATTGAGAGGGGTGCGGTGTCGCTGAATTTGAACAGTTGTggatggaggagatgaaaaTCCATTAGGTTTTTCAATTATCACGAAGAGCCACTGTTGAGGGTTCACCAGATCAGTCTACCATCAAGTTGTCTGGCAAACATTTTTCAATACAAATCTTTCACACTTTCTGGTCTCTCAGAGCTGCCTTGCCTCATGATGTGAGTCAGCGGGGAAATTGGAGGAAAGTGTCAGTACAAGAATTATAATCATgtgaactgaaatgtgaaaaaacaaataggCCAGTTACTCCACTGAGACGGCCCCAaggatggggggaaaaaaaatcgtTGGCATTGTCAACATATATGCAAAGCCAGGCTGCAGGTATCTCATGAGAGTCTGCATGAAAACAGGTGCCGTTTCCCTGCAGGCATTCCCCTCCTGCACTAATGAGGGAGAGCCACACTAGGTCATTTCTGGGCCTCTGTTGTTTCTGCATGGCTCTAAAAACCTCTGAACACAGCACTGCTTTGCACCTGTTGTGTTTACCACAACATTCTTAAcctatttgtatttttgtttctctaCAGGTTTCCCATTGTGTGTGATTATCACATTAAATGATGTAGCCAAAAGTAATTTTTTATACTAGGGCCCTACTGTGGAACAGCCCTCTATTAGATATCAAGgtgtcaaaaacaaaagggagTTCAGGGAGTTCAGGTCAGGGCATATCCATGATGCAAGGTGACAAGTTATTGAGTCATCAACTAGAAAGGTTCCCTGAGACatcaattagatattgttttattgttgcacTACAGATGTAATTTGGGTTTTAaagactttttgttgtttttttacgtTCATGTGTTTTGTTACCGTCTGTCAATTTAGAGATCGGTCCATTGTCAGAAAAAGAATCAGCGACTACTTTGATAAAtcaattaaagtcatttttcaaacaaaaatagacACAGTTCCaacctctcaaatgtgaggatttgttgctccCCATTGTCTTATGCAATAGTAACTCAATACCTTTAGGTGTTTCGACTGTTGGTTGGACcgaaaacttttttttgttgctggatTCTGTGGGTCTAGAACAATCTATCCATATAAGCAcccattttgaattttgtccaAATCAGTTTTCTTCTACAAATATTGAGCAATCGTCACCAAAGTGGTAGTGAACATCTCTGTCAAGTGTGAAGTTGATTGGATGAGCGGTTCTCGAGAATGCAGCATTTCCAGGAAGCCAAGCAATCAGCCTTCACTAGTACGTTTAAATGATGTTCACTTTTGAACCAAATTTAACTCGATTTTAGCCTAGATGGCTATGTGTATGATGTGGCTGTGCCATCTAAGCAAATATCCCCTCCATGGATGTTAAATGTATATTCTAATTtgagaagagcagagggagaagaggacaTAATGCCTGTTCATGTCCTGGGAATAATTTGGGTGCCAAGAAAGAATAATCCTAAAATCCAAACCCACCCTCGGAAATAGCCACAAGTTGAGGGCTTTTCCAAATGTCTAATTTCTTGTGAAGTAATTTggtatttaaattaaaactgcAAGATACAAAGACTATGTTCCATTCTAATAATCTTATATCAGACACTGAACCTCTATATGTGAGGACATTTGTTATAAACCTGATGTACAACAAATGCGCTGCATCAGACCAGTCTGTGTGCTAAGCGTGGTTATGCATTCATATttgtgcacccccccccccacctcagtGTCCTGACTCTTGCTGTTCCAGCGTGGGTTCAGGTGGCCGACACGTGCGCTCAGCGTGGTGGAGACGGAGTAGCGGGCCTCCCCGTCATACTGTGAAATGCCGTTGTCTACAGcatccacctcctccacaaAGTTCTCGTACAGCTGCAAGGAATTGAAAGAGACATGTGACCGCAGAGGTTATGAACCTGTAATGACACGGGAGTcagatgttttatgtttatgctTGTTTTGAAAAGGAAGGATTAGCAGTAAACCATCCCCTTTTTAAGCTAGGGCAGTTAagaaatgcaggactttcaggagagagaaatgtaCAGGGATTGCATTATCCTGATTGAAATCCATTTGCTCACAGTGTGTGGGCAGTTAGTGAAGGCTTAAGTGCACGGCTAGGTCATTAAACCAAAAGGAATAGACAAATAGCTGCTATTTTACGGTTCACTCACAAAACAAGATAtagaagaggagcagagaagtAGAGACACATTTAGTGCTGAAAAATCAACTCCTCAGTACATTGGAAGGTCAATCAAAGTCaagatttgacattttacaaGTGTCTTACAAGTGAAAACTAGAGTTTTGAGGCAAAAATAGAGGTTCAGTTCGTCTGAGCTGGCTAACCACGAGACatcctaaaataaataaatccccAGTCATGAGTAAAGGGATTACTTGGGGCTTTAAACAAACTGACACATCAAAAGGCCAATGATAATTTTAGTTAATAGTGCTAATATTTATAGTGACCTCAGATTTGGCTGGCTTAATGTGCCTGGCCATTAAAGTGTTGTGTGTGCCGAGGCCTCCTGCTGGCCCAGCTGTctaaaatgctttaaatataACTGCAGTGTTCCTGGTTTGAATCTGGCAGAggaactgtctctctctgcttttatttctaatCACACTCTACTGCCAACTGTCTGATGAAGGCAAAATGCCATAAACTTAACTTAAACAATAAAGACAACGTGCACAGAGATAAGTGTCCTTTAATTCCATTGCAATTTATTTTACCAAAGTAACTGACGAGCTAGCTTTCCTCTTTACATCCCgattcttttctgtttctctgtcttccaATCTCGTGAAGAAACAGTGTTTAGGCTCAATTCACCAGCCGAGGCGATGGAAAACATCTGTTTCCAATGGAGTGTAAAACACAATGGTTGCTAATCCACTGCCGGCTATAAATCCattgtctttctcctctcaccttGTCAAAGAGCACCGCCAGCTGCCTGTCACCCTCCTTCAGCTGCGTCAGCTGGGCCAGCAGCTGACGACCAAAGTGTAGGTAGACCAGGCCGGCTGAGCTGAGCTTGGTCACCCATGGCTTCTCTGGACACAGGCTGTGGAAGCTCTCTGCAAAGGTCCTGAACAGAGGGAAGACATTCTGTTAGCTGActgcaacagcaacagaaatgtCCTGTAAACACTTGTTTATGAAAAAACGtctgtaattcaattcaattttatttatatagcgccacatcacaacaaaagtcatctcatgacactttacaaatagattGATTGACTAGAGCGTGCATGTACGATGTTTTGAAACATATGATGGTCAATATATATACGCAGTTTCTCAGAATTAAACTAAATCACAGCTGTACCTTACAATTACTCATTATCTCCTAGTGAAAGGTGACGTCTACAAATGTCTTGTCAAACTAACAGTCCCTGTTTGTGATCATTATAATCATTTAGACATCCGCTTCACAGGTGTAaggatttgcttgtttttctgcttcataACATTACCAAGAAAAATAACACCAAGAAAAATGATGgatattttttacttctttttcacattttattaaccAAACCATTAATCGAGAAAATCTTCAACAAATGAATCGATAATAGAAATAATCAGAAACCTACTCCCATCATAACAAATTAGTAGTGGATAAATTACTAATAGTTTCTTCGCTTATTTAAGAAtctaattaaaatcaaatgatgACCTGAAGTGATCAACTTGTCAGCTGAACATGCGTCATAGTAGTATTCTTGTATTGCAGACGTGTCTCCAAGATATAAAGGAAATAGAAATCAGCTTATATTGGTGCTAAAAGCTGAGAAACACTGCATGGTCTATAGGCACATGATATCCAACAGTCAATACTAAAGCCAAGGCTTTGGAGATTAAACATTAGTGTTCTGCTCATAAACAGatcattcacattttttccaATAACTGGCCTCTTCAGCATCCAGATGTATGCTGCACATTACTGGATGTGTATCGGATATCAATAAAAAAGACTTCCACCCATAAATATTCTCTTCAGCTTCAGAGAGCTTTGAGTTTGCattgacagcagagagagaaagcatgcTCCGGCGTGTTTGTAAGCGTGAGCACATAAATAAAAGCCACTGGAGGCCTCTCCTCAGCCACGTGCTGAGATGGGTGGGCTCCAGCACCCAGCCACTGCTGGTCATTTAATTCAGGCTTAATTAGGATGCTTGGGCTGCAGCACAGCGGAAAACAGACCGTCAAATGAATGAGTGACATGCTAGGGAAGCAGGGGGTAATCACAGCCATTAAAGGGCTAATTGGCCGAGCTGAGGCATTTCTATGTTGATTATCAGGAGATGAGAGTGAATGAGCGAGAGGAAAATGACAGAGTGAAACGTGGAATGGCTGAAGAATGCTTACCAAAGAGAAGTcatcaaactgtttgtgtttaccaCGCAGAACTAAATCAGTCAGTAAAGTAGAATATAAAACCAAGAGCTGGAAACATTTTGGCAAGAAATAAGTATTTCCAAGCATtgtttaataatataataatataattaatatactACGATTGCCATACTGCACCAGCTGCACCACTTACTTAGCTCACTCTGTATCATTAGAAAGAATGGCTTTATTGCATACCATTTGACGTGTGTGCAATATTATGCTTCATGAATCTATTCCCTACTCAAAGCATCACAAGAAACTCAATGACTCAAGAAACTCAAGCACTTTATGAAAAGATTACTGGCCAGTAATTTCCCATCATTCGGAGCCCAGCAGTCCCTTAAAAAGAGGGGAAATTGCCTTCCGGAGAGACAGACACTGTATTAGAGC is a window of Enoplosus armatus isolate fEnoArm2 chromosome 3, fEnoArm2.hap1, whole genome shotgun sequence DNA encoding:
- the myg1 gene encoding MYG1 exonuclease isoform X2; translated protein: MSSQPKRPRSENMTVKKIGTHNGTFHCDEVLACFFLRQLPEYKDAKIIRTRDPSQLAECDIVVDVGGEFDPKKHRYDHHQRTFAESFHSLCPEKPWVTKLSSAGLVYLHFGRQLLAQLTQLKEGDRQLAVLFDKLYENFVEEVDAVDNGISQYDGEARYSVSTTLSARVGHLNPRWNSKSQDTEEGFRKAMKLVGEEFLDRLEFYKSSWLPARAVVEEAVKERHQVDPSGEVVLFSQGGCPWKEHLFALEKDLQVETPIKFVLYPDQNGQWRVQCVPAGLNTFQNRLSLLEEWRGVRDEALSELSGIKDCIFVHAAGFIGGNKNQEGALEMARRTLQAAAQSPANGSS